The window attaaataattgagattttggaatttaatactttaatttttataaatagaaaataaattatatttctaattttaaaattagaatatttgattaaaatctgattagtaaattgataattaagtagtatttttaaaataattttaaaagagcaaattagattttaattttttataatatactttaattttattaaaattgaccAAACCCCAATTTATCCGAAATTTTTAATTTCACTTTTGTCCCAAATTATACCTTAATTCCTAAATTAATCCCCAAAAAGCCCTAACCCCTTCTAACCTAGCCACCGCCAATGTTTCCCTTCTCTGACCAATACACAGCAGCAGTTTTCCTTTCTTCCTAATTCAACCTAAGACACAgcagcagtaaaaggaaaagagggAAAAGGGATAGCGGAGAGAAAAAGAGAACCGagggggaagaagagaagaggaaggttGCGCCGGCGCCACTGGCCATCGCCGCTTCGTTGTCGTCGTCCTCGCGAGCCGCCACCGCCGGCCTGGAGCCCGCCGCTCGTGTCTCGCCGCGTCGCCATCTCGCCGCGGGACTTGGTGCTGTCACTGCCATCACGTCGTTTGGAGAGGAAGAGTCGTGCCTGAGAGAGGGAGAATCAGGAGGAGCGTCGCGCAGGAGGGAGGTGATGCCTTGTTGTCGCGGTGCTTCCATGGCCACCGACGCGCTGCCGCACTTCATGGTAACCGCCGAAGCCTTCGTCACCACAGACACAGTCAACGCTGATTAGGGCAGAGGAGAGTGGAAAGCATGAGAGATGCACGGAAGACAGAGGAGCAGAAACGCGACAAGGGGGAGAAGGGCGAGGTCTGCTCTCATGCCGTCCTGCTCCGCCACCGCTGCTGCCATCGATTAGATTGAATTTGTATGCTCTGTTTTATCACCGCTATGGTTTCCATATTCTGATTTTAATTCTAGTCCTTACTTTATCTTGAATCCCCAGGGTTGTAATTGCTTTTAATTCCTATCCAATTTGAATATTCTGTTTTGCTGCAACCATGGCCACTGCTGTGAGGACTAACATTATCGCTATATggctttttattttctgtttataacTTACTTCAATTTCTCTTGGTTTGCAGTCACTAAGAAAAATGAACCACCCAAATATTGTGAAGCTAAAGGAAGTTATTCGAGAAAGTGACATTCTGTACTTTGTTTTTAAGTACATGGTGGGTGGCCAGTTCTTTATTAGATGTGGTCTGCATCATCTTGTGCAAAGTCCAGTAATTGATGTTTCAATTTTTTGGGTGATTTAGGAATGCAACCTATACCAACTTATGAAAGACAGGGAGAAGATGTTTTCTGAGGGTGAAGTTAGGAATTGTTGTTTTCAAGTTTTCCAAGGTCTTGCTTATATGCACCAGTGGGGATACTTCCACCGTTATCTGAAGCCTGGTACGTTTATCATTGCATCCGAATCCTTTGTTAAATGTGCTATATGATAAAATAGAGAACATGCTTTTTGAGtatgttagctttttttttttcaaacttctcAAGAATTACCTAGCTTTGTCTATCAATTATGAATCATTTAGGTTGACATTTTAATGAAGTTGTTATTGTGCAGCAAATGGAGATTTATACTATGGTCTATTCTGATTTTGGCCTAGCACGTGAGATCAGTTCACAACCACCCTACACTGAGTATGTCTCCACACGGTGGTAAGTGCTTTCAACTTTTGTATGTAATTTGTTCAGTTGTGTATTGTGCAGTTTATAAGTTGTACGCTGGCTTCTGTTAGGTATCGTGCTCCTGAAGTGCTACTTCAATCTTATCTGTATAGCTCCAAAGTTGGTAAGTATATGCTTTAAACAGTGATAATGATCAAATTAATACTGTTTGGAGTGATGATAAGTACCATTTTATTTACTGAATTTTCTGTCACTCATTTAGACATGTGGGCAATGGGTGCTATAATGGCTGAACTGTTCTCTCTTCGTCCTCTTTTCCCTGGTGCCAggtagtctctctctctctctctctctctctctctctctctctctctctctctctctctctctctctctctctctctctctctctctctctctctcaaatacGATCTTCCGTCGAAGATCTTATGTCGTGTTATCGATGTTAAGTGTCTGGTAATGTTTATCTTTTTTTGGTTTCTTATGTTGTGTTATGTGTTCTTGATTGGTAATGTTTATCTAATAATTCTCAGTCCTGGTTTTTGTGAATCTACTTCAAGTTTCAAATGGCACTTTCAAATATGTGCTACTGACCTACTGTACCAATTTCAATATGATAATTCCTGAattcaaaaggaaaagaaagaaaatagaaaacaagtACTTTAGTAGCACAAAGAGTCAACTTTAAAAGTTTGACACATTGTAATTTGATCTTATATATTGATGGGTAAATTACTTTAATTAGTAAGAATCTCTAATCTACAAATGTTTGTGTTTTGGCTGCTGGAATCAGACTATTTCGTGAACAGTATTGTATGACAAGAAGACTGGAACTAATTTGCTTCAATGGCCAGTGGAAGAAATAGAGAGCTTGAGACTTAGCAGTGATGAATTTAAGGAATTATTGGTTAAACCTGGCACAGTAGTGCCATTACACATTGGCCCTGCAACACAGGATTTTTCCATAGTTATTGGTTGCATTGTTACAACTTGTATCTCACAGTAATCATGGTTTTACTTTACATTTtcctgatttttatttatttatttattttttgttgttcagTTGGACATATTTTTTGGACCATTTGGCATTTTGGCTATTACAAATGACCAACTTTCTGAACTAACACCAATTTATTTCTGTCTTTCAAATTATGGAAATGGAACCTCAACTACTACAACTATTActacttctacttctacttcCTTCTGTGTTGATGAAACTAGGTACTATTAACTAATGAATCATCATCATTCATATTTGTTTCTTCCTTTATTAGGAGAAAGTGACAAAATATATGAGTTGTTGGATAATAATGCAGGTCATCAAAGGCACCTGATGTATCAAAGCTAGTTTTCGAAAGCAAATTGCCTATTCTAAGTGATGAAAAACTATCATTGAAGGTATTGGTAAGTAGTGTCAATTAACCTATTTGGTCTCACGTGACTTGATTCACgagataatattaaaattggaTTATCAAAAATCACACATAAGTCGATATGGTTCATTAAACTGATTAAAGATTCAATACTTTCAATTTAGTTCTTGAAAGATATCACTATGTGTCAAGTTGGTAAGTTAACTTTACTACTATGTCACAAATGATCGCTGACATATGGAGACACCTGCACTCTTTTCTTTGAAGGCATGTTAAGCATATCATCTAATTAACTTGTGGCAATGACTTCTCAGCTTTCCGAGGCAAAAAAATGAGAGCGGGCCTTTACGAATAGAGGACGCCGGAATCAGTTGCGCTCAATGGGAGAAGCCAAGAATTTGCTTCAATATATGTTCAATTCAGTCGCAGATGTTAGGTGCTCTATTTGGCATcaatttgtttttttctcttctatcagaagattaataacttttattagaagatacttatgtagaatacaatattttggttttttatagtttattagtagtaaattctaagttgtctaatgtatattttgatatgggtatatttaatttagtgtgagatgtatgaatactcaTTTATGATCATCTCAATAtttttagttcattataaatatattttgttaaaggataatttttattatttaaagaatattgtatggtattattatgtatttatttttattttataatttttgaccaatttaattaaaaaaataggattatatatataatcatattactaaatattaggttttaaaaaaaattattagaatatatatatatatatatatatatatatatatatatatatatatatatatatatatatatatatatatatatagaaaataaaaaaaaacaatgagggacctaaggctacacttatatacagtagctatagtatacaaaaaaaaaaaaaagagggacctaaagctacacttataaaaagtagctatggtatacaatgtggctacgctttacaagtgatgcagtagcgttgaaaagcgtagcctattctgaaaaaatgaaagctgaaaagcgtagcttttgatcctggacagcatcacttgaaaagcgtagcctattcccaaacgccaaaagtgTAGcctttggtgcagaaaagcgtagcctttgagaataggcaacggccgaataggaatcaccccaaaaagcatagccgtagcccaaaaagcgtagccgtagcctaaggcatcattttttttcacttttggctacacttttcaagtgtacctgaatgggtgtttttcttgtagtgggaaaataatttcaaatcacctattttttttctctctctcatacACAGCATG is drawn from Arachis hypogaea cultivar Tifrunner chromosome 12, arahy.Tifrunner.gnm2.J5K5, whole genome shotgun sequence and contains these coding sequences:
- the LOC112726761 gene encoding cyclin-dependent kinase F-4-like isoform X1, with the translated sequence MEIYTMVYSDFGLAREISSQPPYTEYVSTRWYRAPEVLLQSYLYSSKVDMWAMGAIMAELFSLRPLFPGARSSKAPDVSKLVFESKLPILSDEKLSLKVLLSEAKK
- the LOC112726761 gene encoding cyclin-dependent kinase F-4-like isoform X2 gives rise to the protein MEIYTMVYSDFGLAREISSQPPYTEYVSTRWYRAPEVLLQSYLYSSKVDMWAMGAIMAELFSLRPLFPGARSSKAPDVSKLVFESKLPILSDEKLSLKLSEAKK